One Serinicoccus chungangensis genomic window carries:
- a CDS encoding peptidoglycan-binding protein: MLATSMLTGALALSSSMAIADEEPATDPAAPVAAGAEGSGGPGDGQGQPDPAGDAPADGTQGDGTQGTGAPVAPAPGGGGFSHSGSPAGPASFVQLPEDPAYPVPGPPQNDDLPVEVDEDTAYQNQLSCDPEDRPGVIAFALLLTEHYGRPGWTGARPCIDYMSQHHDGRALDWQLDAFDPHERRIGDAAVAWLTEDDGEMMRRFGIEYIIWNGLVFMKDDNEWRHYVGPSPHTDHVHLSFTWDGAMMRTSWWTGVAVTRPDLGPCDTVTREYAALHTFPRFEPCADPAVAAPASDLARVRPGESGPGVSMLQTVLGIEPTGVLDAPTRTALVEWQTEHELPATGVADALTYAAAQGWDLDEVPASALSVTPEDWQVSQFTPYRRTTVTQGDQGKAVTVLQEALGAEPDGDFGPKTAEALAEWEQTVPVLAEQAERRGDEPAVVTPLTWVYLERAAHPTMALRDVELAEGSRDVGADPDGELAARAAVEGRDDSPYAGGAVAVLQELLGVEADGSFGPLTAQAVREVQEDAGLEATGEVDGPTWVAVEAAAIDAERVAGAPGLEAQRAREEAAKEKERQEEERQEREAELERQRAREQHEAAVEDAGR; this comes from the coding sequence ATGCTCGCGACGTCCATGCTGACCGGGGCGCTCGCGCTCTCCTCGTCCATGGCGATCGCCGACGAGGAGCCGGCGACCGACCCTGCCGCACCGGTCGCCGCCGGCGCCGAGGGATCGGGCGGACCGGGGGACGGTCAGGGCCAGCCCGACCCCGCCGGTGACGCGCCCGCGGACGGCACCCAGGGCGACGGCACCCAGGGCACCGGCGCGCCGGTCGCGCCCGCCCCGGGGGGCGGGGGGTTCTCGCACAGCGGGTCGCCCGCCGGGCCGGCGAGCTTCGTGCAGCTGCCGGAGGACCCCGCCTATCCCGTCCCCGGGCCCCCGCAGAACGACGACCTGCCGGTCGAGGTCGACGAGGACACGGCATACCAGAACCAGCTGTCCTGCGACCCCGAGGACCGTCCGGGCGTCATCGCCTTCGCACTCCTCCTCACCGAGCACTACGGCCGCCCGGGGTGGACCGGTGCGCGCCCGTGCATCGACTACATGAGCCAGCACCACGACGGCCGTGCCCTGGACTGGCAGCTGGACGCCTTCGACCCGCACGAGCGTCGGATCGGGGACGCCGCCGTGGCCTGGCTGACCGAGGACGACGGCGAGATGATGCGCCGCTTCGGCATCGAGTACATCATCTGGAACGGCCTCGTCTTCATGAAGGACGACAACGAGTGGCGGCACTACGTCGGCCCCAGCCCGCACACCGACCACGTGCACCTGTCCTTCACCTGGGACGGCGCGATGATGCGGACCTCCTGGTGGACCGGTGTCGCGGTGACCCGGCCCGACCTCGGGCCGTGCGACACCGTCACGCGGGAGTACGCCGCGCTGCACACCTTCCCCCGGTTCGAGCCGTGCGCCGACCCGGCCGTGGCCGCCCCCGCGAGCGACCTCGCGCGGGTGCGTCCCGGTGAGTCGGGGCCGGGGGTGTCGATGCTGCAGACCGTCCTCGGCATCGAGCCCACCGGGGTCCTGGACGCGCCCACCCGCACCGCCCTCGTCGAGTGGCAGACCGAGCACGAGCTGCCGGCGACCGGCGTCGCGGACGCCCTGACCTACGCCGCGGCCCAGGGGTGGGACCTGGACGAGGTCCCGGCCTCGGCGCTCTCGGTCACCCCCGAGGACTGGCAGGTCTCGCAGTTCACCCCCTACCGGCGCACCACCGTGACCCAGGGCGACCAGGGCAAGGCCGTCACGGTGCTCCAGGAGGCCCTGGGCGCCGAGCCCGACGGGGACTTCGGGCCGAAGACCGCCGAGGCGCTGGCGGAGTGGGAGCAGACCGTCCCGGTGCTCGCCGAGCAGGCCGAGCGGCGGGGTGACGAGCCCGCCGTGGTGACCCCGCTGACCTGGGTCTACCTCGAGCGGGCGGCGCACCCGACCATGGCGCTGCGCGACGTCGAGCTCGCCGAGGGCAGCCGCGACGTCGGCGCGGACCCGGACGGCGAGCTCGCCGCCCGCGCCGCGGTCGAGGGTCGTGACGACAGCCCCTACGCCGGCGGCGCGGTGGCCGTGCTCCAGGAGCTGCTCGGTGTCGAGGCCGACGGCAGCTTCGGCCCGCTGACCGCGCAGGCCGTCCGCGAGGTCCAGGAGGACGCCGGGCTCGAGGCGACCGGCGAGGTCGACGGCCCCACCTGGGTCGCGGTCGAGGCGGCGGCCATCGACGCCGAGCGCGTGGCGGGTGCCCCCGGCCTCGAGGCGCAGCGCGCCCGCGAGGAGGCCGCGAAGGAGAAGGAGCGCCAGGAGGAGGAGCGCCAGGAGCGTGAGGCCGAGCTGGAGCGGCAGCGCGCCCGGGAGCAGCACGAGGCGGCCGTCGAGGACGCCGGCCGTTGA
- a CDS encoding cell wall-binding repeat-containing protein, whose product MSHPRRRRGGAVLASALLVGVLGAGGLGMVATSAADPGAEGEPGWSQVQAATPGAVGWSGLGQAPCPEGMTRRVSVGSWSMDSSVPQSRFNDGWGVVSSRDGGAARAVVSSSDPSDHFFLPYVKVSVDRRTMLALSTRGTQGNSAHTRVQMNSVDLRVYAGSSWDGRVYDVTAATDDENGHLGTWFEHTSRAGATTRWDVDNVQVYTCRDAPVSRISGSDRYASAARIAATYPAGVPVAYLATGENFPDAIGASALAAQRDAPVLLTRSDRLPGATAAQLDRLSPQRLVVLGGTGAVSSAVAREAGAYAGATSRVTGATRYDVSAALAQAYSPGRPVLYVASGANFPDALAIGALAGDQGAPVLLTPTGGLHPAVEEQIARLDPGRIVVVGGPVAVSDTVVSQLRRHTSGSVTRLTGSNRYAVAAAVARQFDPGPARVYVATGTSFPDALVGAARAGSQGVPVVLTRQDQLVSDARSALQAMDPLRGVLLGGQVALSSVVMDQVGAQVG is encoded by the coding sequence ATGAGCCACCCACGTCGACGTCGCGGCGGCGCTGTCCTGGCCTCCGCACTGCTTGTCGGGGTCCTGGGCGCCGGCGGTCTCGGCATGGTGGCGACCTCGGCGGCGGACCCCGGGGCGGAGGGGGAGCCCGGCTGGTCGCAGGTGCAGGCGGCCACCCCGGGAGCGGTCGGGTGGTCCGGCCTGGGGCAGGCACCCTGCCCGGAGGGCATGACGCGGCGCGTGAGCGTGGGCAGCTGGAGCATGGACTCCTCCGTCCCCCAGTCGCGGTTCAACGACGGCTGGGGCGTGGTGTCCTCCCGGGACGGCGGGGCCGCCCGGGCGGTGGTGTCCTCCTCCGACCCGAGCGACCACTTCTTCCTCCCCTACGTCAAGGTCTCCGTCGACCGCCGCACCATGCTCGCCCTGTCCACCCGCGGCACCCAGGGCAACTCCGCGCACACCCGCGTGCAGATGAACTCCGTGGACCTGCGGGTCTACGCCGGGTCGTCGTGGGACGGCCGGGTCTACGACGTCACCGCCGCCACCGACGACGAGAACGGCCACCTCGGCACGTGGTTCGAGCACACCAGCCGGGCCGGTGCCACCACCCGCTGGGACGTCGACAACGTCCAGGTCTACACCTGTCGCGACGCCCCGGTCTCCCGCATCTCCGGGTCGGACCGGTATGCCTCGGCCGCCCGCATCGCCGCGACGTACCCGGCCGGGGTGCCGGTCGCCTACCTCGCGACGGGGGAGAACTTCCCGGACGCCATCGGCGCCTCGGCCCTCGCGGCCCAGCGCGACGCGCCCGTGCTGCTCACCCGCTCGGACCGCCTGCCCGGCGCGACCGCGGCCCAGCTGGACCGTCTCTCGCCGCAGCGCCTGGTGGTGCTCGGCGGCACCGGTGCGGTCAGCTCGGCGGTCGCCCGGGAGGCCGGCGCCTACGCCGGCGCGACGAGCCGGGTGACCGGCGCGACCCGCTACGACGTCTCGGCGGCGCTCGCCCAGGCCTACTCCCCGGGTCGCCCGGTCCTCTACGTCGCGAGCGGGGCCAACTTCCCCGACGCCCTGGCCATCGGTGCCCTGGCGGGCGACCAGGGGGCCCCGGTGCTCCTCACCCCGACCGGCGGGCTGCACCCGGCGGTCGAGGAGCAGATCGCCCGGCTCGACCCCGGGCGGATCGTCGTGGTCGGTGGTCCGGTCGCGGTGTCCGACACGGTCGTCAGCCAGCTGCGGCGGCACACGTCGGGCTCGGTGACCCGCCTCACCGGCAGCAACCGGTATGCCGTGGCCGCGGCCGTCGCGCGGCAGTTCGACCCCGGGCCCGCGCGCGTCTACGTCGCCACCGGCACCTCGTTCCCGGACGCCCTCGTGGGCGCCGCCCGCGCGGGCAGCCAGGGGGTGCCCGTCGTCCTCACCCGGCAGGACCAGCTCGTCAGCGACGCCCGGTCGGCGCTGCAGGCGATGGACCCGCTCCGGGGGGTCCTGCTCGGTGGACAGGTGGCGCTGAGCTCGGTCGTCATGGACCAGGTCGGCGCGCAGGTCGGGTGA